The genomic segment AGCGGATGTCCTGCGTTGGGTGGCCTTTCAGCAGGATGCCCTCGAGGCCGAAGTCCTCCAGGGTTCGGTTGAAGAAGTCCGCCGAACTGACTTCTTGAGCGACCTCCAGGAAGCGGACCTCGAGACCCATCCTCCGCAAACCCAGCATCCAGCTCAATCGCGTCCAGGCCGCGCCGCCGTTGTGAGGTTTCGCGGCCAGGGCTCCGGCAACCAGGGCTAGCATGGTTCCACTCCAGCTTGCTCGAGAAGGCGGCGCAGCACTCGCCGGGCGTCAAGGTGCCTCTCGGCCAGGCGGCGGGCGGCGCGGGCGTGGGCCGGGTAGTCGTCGAGGAGGCGGCGAATCTGGCGGGTGGCCTCTTGGGGAGTCGAGAAGATGAGGAGTCCCTCTCCCGCCGGCAGCCGATCGCCGAGTCCGGTGTCTTGGGCCAGGACCGGACGTCCCGATGCCAGGTAGCAGGCGCTGCGGTCGGAGAACCACCCACAGCGGGTGTCGACGTAGATGTTCTTGGCCACCAGGAACTCGCCCAGCGAAGAGCCGATGTAGTCACGATAGGAGTCCAAATCGCCGGCAGCCTCCCGCGACGGCAGCACTTCCCATCCACGGGATATCAGGCTCTCGCGGTCGGTCTCGTCGGCCGGACTGAGATCGATGGCGAGCTGAAAGCGGACATCGTCGATTCCTGAGGGCAGGTCCCAGAAGCGGCGGAACTCGTGCACCCGCAGTCCGTAGGTCCGGCCCCGGTACTCCAGCGGACCATAGGCCCCTCGCCAGGAAATCACCGAGGTCAGCCCGGAGGAAGGCCGGGAGACGGGCGGCCAGGACGGCAGGTGGACGGGCGGCAGAAAGTGTATCCAGGACTTGCCGCAGGCGGGTATGGGGCAGTCGTCGCGGCCGATGCGTCCGCCCACGGTGGCGTAGGCGTGGTGGCCGTCGAGGAAGTCGGTCAGGCCCAAGTCCTGCCACATTTGGGTAAACCCCGGGTCGATGTCGAGGAAAATGCGGCGGCGGGCGGCCTGCATCAGTTCCCCATCGCGCAGATAGCCCTGCACGTTGATCAAGGCCACCGACTCTTCGACCAGCGCCGCGCAATCCGCCCGCGCCCCCGCTTCTCTCAAAGAGCGCGACAAAGCGGCAACGCCACCTTGGGCGTCCAGCAGCACGCCCTCCAGCGGCGGGTCGGGGAAAGACAGCACCCGCTGGAACCAAAGCCTCTGTTCCTCCTGCAAGGGGTCATGGACCTGGTCGATGAAAAGCGGACGGAAGCCCAGGTCGCGCAGGCCCAGCAGGTACTGCAAGAAGACCCAAGCGTGCCCGGCCTTGCCCGGCTTTTGGGCCACGGCTCCGGCCACGACGATGCGGGGAGGCGAGGAGGCGCTCATGCAGCCTCTCCCGGGCCGGTCAGTTCATAGATGCGGCAGGTGTCGGGCGAATAGTGAAGGAGGCGGGCATGGCTCTCCAGCCAGTCGGCGAATCCGCCGTAGTGCTCCAGCCACCAGAAGGCGGTGGAAGGAATGAGCAGGTGGGTCAGGCCGTCCTGCCGCTGCTTTTGCAGAAGCTCGATGGCCGAAGCGCTGTCGGCGGGATGGTGCCAGAGGGGCCGTCCTGAGGAGTCGCAAGGGAAATGTACGACGTGCTCCAGCCCCAATCCCAGCATGTCGTCGTCTCCCCGGCTGATCACCGCCAGGCGGGCTTCCCCGTTCAACTCCTGGGAAGCGGTCAGGCGAAGGCGCAGCAGCAGGTGCTGGTACTGGCTCTTCATCCAATGGTCGCGGCGGCTCCGAGCCTGGCGGGCCCGCCGGGCGGACTGAGGCGGACGGGAAAGCACCTCCCTGACGGCGGCGGTCAGACGCTCACGGGCGCGCTCAGGGCTATGCCGCTCCTGCAAAGCCTCCCGCCCGGACTCGCTGAGCCGCCGCCACAGGTCGTCCTCCTGCAGGAGGCGTTTGACGGCTTGAGCGAAAGCGGGGGCGTCCCCGGCGATGAGCACCTCGCGCTCATGCTCCAGTCCGAGTCCTTCGGCGGCCACGGGAGTACAGACGCAGGGCGTGCCGCAGAGCAAGGACTCGATGACCTTGCGCTTGGTCCCGGCCCCGAAGCGCAAGGGGGCCAGGGAGAGGCGGGAGGAGGCCAGCAGAGGCTTGACGTCGTCGACCCAACCCAGGGGAAGTACGAGGTTCGGATTTCGAAGTTTGAACGGGGGAGGAATAGGCCCGCCACGGGACCTGGCGCGGGGGAGCTCGGTGCCGTGGCCCAGGATGCGTAGAGGGTGGTCAGCCAAAAGGGACTCGCCCAATAGCGGGACGATCTCTTCCAGCAGCCAGGAGACGGCGTCGCAGTTGGGCTGGTGGCGATGGTTGCCCAGGAAAATCAGTCCCCGGCGCTGCGACAAAGGGGGCGCGTCGGCGTAGGGCTCCTCGTAGTCGGGTACGGTGTGAATCCCCTGACGCCGGCCCAGCAAATCGCCGATCAGGGAGGCCTCCTTTTCCGATACCGCCAAGACCCCGTCGCAACAGGCATAGGTGTTGAGTTCGCTGATGAAGTTGATTCCGTCCTCCGGGTGCAGGAGTCCCTCTCCCAAGAGGGCTTCTCGCGAGCGGCGCAGCAAGTGCAAGTCGACGCTGTCGGCCATCACCCGGCAGCGGGGGAAGCGGGCACGGACCAGCGGCAACAGCGTCTCGGTCAGCTTCCAGAAGGCCGTCAGCACCAAATCGGGCGGCGAGGCCAGAGCCTCTCGGGCGGCCTCAGGACCGGTGAAGCACTCGATCTCCTGCTCTTGCAGACGCTGCAAGTAGGGAGAAGCCTCGCGCTGGTCGTGGGCCCAGAAACGCACCCGCGCGCCGGCCTCCCGCAGCAGCAGAATCAAATGATAAAGACGGCGGTCTCCGCTCTGGCGGTCGAAGGCCGGCGCCTCAGGGCTCGCGATCAGGCATTGCAGGTCAAGGCGAGAGGCCGGGTTCATGAGCCGCCCCCTCCGGCGGACGCATGCAGGTGAAAGAGCTTCAGGCACTGGGGACGGTCGAGCACAAGCTGCGCCTCGGCGGTCAGGTAGTCGGCCAGACCGCGGTAGTGATCGAGCCACCACAGCGTGGTCTGCGGCAGCAGCAAATAGGTGAAGCCCTCCTCGCGTCCCCTCCGCACCTGCTCGATGATGGCGGCGGAATCCTCCGGATGGTGCCCGGCGTATTCGCCCCCGGGTCCGCCGAGAATATGACGGCAGCGCCGATTGAGCATTTGCAGCAGCCGCTCGTCGCCCTTGGCGGCCACCAACAGGGCGGCCTCGGAGCTGAGACAGCCCTCGGCCTCGCCCACGATCTGACGGCGCAGGCGCTGATAGGCCAGGTCTTGGCGCCGGCCATGAGGCCGCCAGGGACGGCCCCACTTGCGCTCGTAGCGGCGGCGGTTGATCTCCATCAGGCGCTGGTATTCGCCGGCATCTCCGGTGGAGGAGAAAGTGGCCTGCCCGAAATGGTGTACGAAGGAGTCCTCCACGCACACCGTGCGCAGTCCCATCTGCCGCGCCCGGCGCGAATAATCGTCGTCCTCGAACATGCCGATCTGAAATCGTTCGTCCAAGGGCCCGAGGCAGCGATAGGTCTTCCGGCTCATGGCCAGGCAGAACATCGAGAGCATGGGCAGGTCGAGAAGAGGAGATTGCTTATTTTTTCCTGTGTATTGATGTGTTAAGCGTTGGGTGAAGAGAGCCAGCTCCCCCCAGGTGCGGTACTCGACGGGAATCTCGGACTCGTTGCCTGACTTGTTGGTGCAGGGTCCCGCCAGCCCCACCGAAGGGTCCTCCAGAGCCCGCCGCAATCCCCGCAACCACCCAGGAGGCAGCAGGGTGTCGTTGTTGAGGATGACCAGAATGTCGCCTTCAGCTTGGGCGAGTCCCCGGTTGACGGCGGGAGCGAAGCCGTGGTTGCGGTCATTGAGGATGGCCCGGCAGCAGGGATTGAGTTCGACAAGCTTCTCGAGCATCTCTTGGGTCCCGTCGCTGGAGGCGTTGTCGACCACGATGACCTGGCAGCTTTCCTCCTGCAAGGACACGGCCAGGGAATGAAGGCAGAGCTGGGTGACGGCCAACTGATTGTGGACGGGAATCACGATGGAGAGCTGGGGCGCGTCCGAGGCGTTGGAGAACCTGGCCGGGGGGGCGTTGAGGGCGGCCTGCAGGGTACTTTCGGGGAGCGTGTGAGGCCAGCGGCTGCTCAGGTGGATGGGCAGATCGTCCCCCAGCAGAGACGTTCCCTCCGTCGCTGGTCGGCAAGGCCTCATCCCGCCTCCACCATGCGTTGGTAGAGGCCGCCGCCCGTCATCAGTTCGTCGTGGGCTCCGCTTTCACAGATCCGTCCGTCTTGCAGCACCATGATGCGGTCGGCGCGGCGGACGGTGGAGAGGCGGTGGGCGATCATGAAGGTGGTGCGTCCGCCGCGCAGGCGTTCCAGGGCCTTCAAGATGACGGCTTCGGTGTCGACGTCCACCGAAGCGGTGGGCTCGTCGAGGATGAGCACCGGTGCGTCCTTGAGAAAGGCGCGGGCTATGCAGAGACGCTGTTTTTCTCCGCTCGATAGCCTGGAGCCGAGTTCGCCCACGGGAGTGCGATATCCGTGGGGCAGACGGGAAATGAAGTCGTGAGCATGAGCGGCGCGGGCGGCTTTCTCGACCTCTCCCTGCGAAGCCTCCAGATCAGCGAAGCGGATATTGTCGGCCACGCTGCCCGCAAAGAGCAGCGGTTCTTGAGTAACGAGACTGATCTGGCTGCGCAGCGAGCGCAAGGTGATCATGCGGATGTCCCGTCCGTCCAGCATGATGCGTCCTTGCCGGGGAGCGTAAAAGCGCATCAAGAGGCTGAGCAGGGTGGTCTTGCCGGCGCCGGTGGGTCCCACCACGGCCACCGTTTCCCCCGGCTGGACGGTGAAGTCGATGTCGCGCAGGGTCTCGCGCCGTCCATCGTAGGAAAAAGACACCTGCTGGTAGCGGACTTCCCCGCGCGCCCGCGAGATCTGATAGGCCTGTGGCAGATCGTCGATTTCTGGCTCCAGGTCGAGCACCTCCAGGGCCAGGTTGAGATCGACCAGGCGCTCCTGCAGTGAGCCGAGGGTGCCGCTGATGACCTGCAAGGGAGTGTAGACCGAGCCGATGTAGGTGAGCACCACCAGCAGCAATCCCACGGTGATTTCGCCCTCCAGCACGTGCAGGGCTCCGACACCCAGCACCAGCGCCGTTCCGGCGGCGGCCAGCAGTCCCACCACGAAGGCGAAGGTGCTTTGGCGCAGCGTCAGCCGCAGGCGGGAATCGAGCGAGCGGCGGCTGTGTTCGTTGAAGCGTTCCTGGGTGTAATTCTCGCGTCCGAAGGCCAGGATCACCCTCAGCATGGACATGGCTTCGCTGATGATGGAGAGCGAATCGGCTTCCATCTGGCGCACCTCGCGCACGCGCGGCTCGATGCGGCTGGCATAGAAGCCGATGGAGTAGTAGATGAAGGGCACCACCACCAGGGAAAGCAGAGCCAGTTCGGCGTCCAGCAGAAAAGCCACCCAGAACATGCCCACCAGCGTGATGAGGCTCTGGGTCAAGGGCAGGAAGGCCAGCGACACCTGGCCGATGGCGGCTGACTGAGTGTTGATGCGGTTGAGAGTGTCTCCGATGCGGCGCGAGGAATGGTAGGCCAGCGACAGCTTCTGCGCGTGCTGGAAGAGGTCGCTGCGGAAGTCGAGCAGCAGGTTGTTGTCGAGGCGCGTCTTGACGTAGGCGTTGAGCAGGTCGATGAGACGCTGAATCACGGTCAGAAGCAGCGAGGCCAGGACCACCAGCAGCAGCAGGCCGCGGGGTTCATCGGCCCATGATCCCAGCGGGGCGTCCAGCCACGACGGCAGGGGGGCGCCGGCCAGCACGTTGTCGACGATGATCTTGATGGGCCAGGGAGTGAGCAAGCCGAAGAGGGAGGAAAGAGTCACCAATCCCAGCGCTGCGATGGCCCAGGGCAAATGGGGACGCAGGTAAGGAACCAGGCGCTGCAGCAATTGACGGGTGGGCGCCATCTCAGCTCATCCTCCGTGGGTCGTCTTTAAGCAAATGCTTCCATTGCCCTGCGGCGGCGGCGGCTTCCAGGAAGGCGCGCAGGAACCCCGCCAGGGCCAGCAGGGCGAGCAGCGCCGATGCGGCCCAGGCCCCGTCGAAGGCGGCCGCTCCGCTGAGCAAGGCGAATCCCCCCACAAGCATGAGTCCGACTGCCGAGAAGCGGGGCCGCGAGCGCAGGCGCAGCAGTTGCTTGCCCTGGCCGTGCTCTTCGACCGCCATGTGGATGCGCAGCGAACCGATGACGCCGTTGCGGACTTCCAGGTCCCACCGGTCGAAATCGCCTCCGCGCCTGACGATGGCGTCGCGTTCCATGAGAGCCGCCTCAAGCTCGCGCAGGGAGGTTTCGGGAGCCGTCCAGGATTCTTTCCAGAGGCAATGGGTGCGAGGCAGCGGCCATGCCAGCCGGAGGCGGCGGCGGGGCCACAAACGCAGTCCGCGTCCCAGGCGTCCCCGCAGCCTGGCCAGCGGCTGCAGCAGATGCAGGAAGGCCAGCATGAGCAGGAAGGCCAAGCGCTTGAGTCCGCGCAGGTCATGGCGGCGCTGGGCCCGCCGAGAAGCTCCCCGCAGAGCCACGCTGAGGGGGATGAGGGTTCCGGCGGCCAGCAGGGGCAAGGCATAGAGCAGCGGCGGCCAGAGTCCTGCCAGTGCCCCCAGCAAGGCCAGCAAGCCGGCCACCATGTACCACTCGGGCGTGAGCAGGAAGGACTGCAAGGAGGAAGGCTTGGGCTGATAGATGGACTGGAAGAGCTCGCTGCCCCACACGCCGTGGTAGATGCGCGAGCGTCCCGGCGACGGCGGGGCGTTGTAAATGCGTCCGTCCCAGATGATCTGGCCCAGGTCGTTGTACTTCTCGGGCCACTTCTGCTCCAGCAGGGTCTCGGCGCGTCCGTAACCGCGCTGCTGGCGCCAGTAGGCGCGCAGTCCGCTGCGGTAGTGGTGCCAAACCAGGGCGGCAGGCGAGAATCCGATGCTCCAGCCCTCCTCCTGAAGGCGCCAGCAAACGTCCACGTCGTCACCCGCCACCCTGAAGCGGACGTCGAATCCGCCGATGGCCTGCAAGGCCCTCTTGCGGAAGGCCATGTTGCATCCGGGTACATGCTCGGCCTCTTCGTCGGAGAGCAGGATGTGGGTCGGTGCTCCGGGAGCCTGAGCCACGCACTGCGAGATGAATCCGTCCTCGGGCGGAGGCACGTTGGGTCCGCCCAGGGCGGCGCGTCCGTTGCGGGTGAAATCGATGGCCAGGTAGCGCAGCCATTGCGGATCGGGGTAGGCGTCGGCATCCAGGTAGGCCAGGTACTCTCCGCGGGCTTCCTCCATGCCGAGGTTGCGGGCGGCGCTGAGTCCGCGGTTGGGCGTGCGGAACACCCGGAAACGGGACTCGCCAACTTCCTCCGCCAACACCTGCAGGATGCGCGGCGTCTGATCGTCGGAACCGTCGTCGACCACCACCAGCTCGAAGTCGGGATAGTCCAGCTCCAGCACCGTCCTGATGCACTGGCGGATGGTGCGGGCGCCGTTGTAGACGCAGACCAGCACCGAGAAGGAGGGCCAGCGGCGTGCTCCAAAGGGGGCCTCGCCGAAAAACTCGGCCACGCTCTGCAAGGCGGGCTTGGGACATCCCTGGCGGTCGGTCAGGCCGAACTCCCAGTCCAGGATCTCTTCCCCGCCCCGGTGCCAGCGGTCCGTCCAGGAGAAGACGAAGGCCCCGGCAGCGCCCGACTCGTAGATGCTGCGCAACTGCCACTGAAGGGCGGAGGCTTGCGTCTTCAGGCCGTTGCGGCGGCTGTCCAAACCCACCTCGGCCATGACGAAGGGCAAATGCCCGGCCAGGTTCTGCAAACGGGGCAGGTAGGACTGGAGGTCTTCCTGGCGCTCCAGATAGAGGTTGAAGGCCGCGAAGTCGAGGAAGTTGAGTTGCAGGTATTCGGTGGTGGGATAGTTGACGTAGGTCAAGAGGGTGTGAGGAGCCGCCCTCTTGGCCAGCCGGTAGAGACGGTAGAGGAAGGCTTCCACGCGTCCTGCCCCGTGCCAGCGCACGATGGAAGCCGGAATCTCGTTCCCCAGCGTGAATCCCATCACGGCAGGATGATCAGCCCACTCCTCAACCGCCGCCACCACCCGGCGCCGGATTGCGCGCCGCATCGAGTAGGTATCGAGAAAAGCGACATGCTGTTCCCAGGGGATGCCGAGCAAGACCAGAAGACCCTGCCGGTGGGCCAGATCAAGGAGCCAGCGGGGCGGAAGAGTATAGGTGCGAAGCGTGTTGACGTGGTTGCGGCGCATGGCCTCCAAGTCCGCCTCCACGCGCTGCCGGTCGCCGTACTCCTGTCCTGCTGCGCCCAAAGGGCCATAGGTGACGCCGCGCAGGTAGACTTTCTGCGAAGCTCGGGAGAAGAACTTGCCCTGCACCGTGAGGGGAGCACTGTTTAGATGAGCCGAGGAAGAGGAGGAATCGGAATAGAGCATGCTAACTTCCAGATGCACGTTCCCGACGCTTCTTGGTACCTCGGCTTGAAAAGAACTGCCATCCCCCATCGCAAAGAGCGCTTGAGAGCATCTTCCCCTGGATGCCCCGACCGACATGTCCCGTCGGGCACGGCGCTATTCATTGTAACCTAAAATGGAGAAGCAGTATCGCTTTGTTCACGCCCTTGCGGCCTTTTGGAGTCATACTATTAGCCAAGAAAATTGAGCAATCTGCAATATTCTCAAGATTAGAAGTGGCTGGGCTGTTTGGGAATGGGACCTTGGTAGGACTTTTTGACCTCGTAGACGTTGATCCACTCCCAGGGCTCTTCTCCCAGACTCCAGGGGAGGATGCCCCAGCCGGTGGAGTAGAAGCCGGCATGACTGCGGTAGTCGATCAGGCGCAGCCGCGTCGGCATTTGCAGTTCGTGGCGGGTGAGGAAACGAAGGTATTCGTCGGAGTCGTAGAGGGTCACCCAGGGGGAAGCCACGTAGGGTTTGAGGAGGATGTCCCCCGCTTGGGGACCGGCCGCGGCCCGGGGCAGAGGACGCCCGCCCTGGCTGGAGAGGTAATAGCGCAGTCCCCATTCGCCGGTGAACCAGGTGGTGCGTCCGCTGCGCGAGTAGATCTCGACCATGCGGTGGGCGCCCTGCCGGTACATCTCGGCGAACTGGTAGTCGCCCCAGGAGATCCACATCCCGTAAGGCAAAGTCAGCGCGAATCCCAGCCACACCAGGTTGCGCAGCAGGTAGTCGTTGTGCAGGACGCGGCATTCCAGGTACTTGATCCAGAGCAGGATCAAGGGGGGAGCCGCCGGCAGCACGTAGCGCACCGAGCCCGCATAGTAGAGCAGCAGAATCGAGGCGGCGATGCCGATGAACCACAAGAACGCCAGCAGTGAGATCGACTGCTGCCAGTCATCGTCGGGCGCCTCGGCCGCCAGCCGCGAAGAAGAGGGATCGCGCGCGGCGGCCGGCTTGAAGTCCTCGGCGGAAAGACGGGAAAAGCCGGGATGGCAGACCGGCATGCGCCAGGGCACCGAGAGGAGCGTCGTCAGGGCCAGCAATCCGCTGCTCAGAAAAGCTGAGAAAAGCAGCACCTGCTGCCAGCTCCAGTCGGGCATCCAGAGCGCGAAGGGGATGGGTGTGAGAAAGAAAAGCAACAGCGTCAGCCGCGCGCTCCAGTTGCGTGCCCAGGCATAGACCAGAGCGGGCGGAAAGAGAAAGACCGCTCCCAGGTTGAGAACGAAACTGAGCAGCTTGAGAGCGAAAACGCGGCTCTGAAAGATCTGCCGCTTTTCCATGTGCAGCACCGTGTTGACCAGCACCAGCCGGTCGTAGTGCATCCAGGCCCTCAGGTACCAGAGCAGCCACAGGGTCAGCGGCAGGGCCAGCAGCACCATCAGCATGCGTCCCGAGACGCGCGGCAGATTCTTGTTGCGGGCGATAAACCACCAGGCGACCATCAGCATCAGCAGTCCCCCGCTCAGCAGCGAGAGGAACGCCGAAGCGAGAAGGCAGGCCAGACAGCCCCAAAGGGCCCCTCCGCCCCGCCCCTCTTCTCCCAGCCGCAGGTAAAAGGCCAGCGTCCCCAGCCAGCAAGCCAGGAGGGGAACGTCGGCCATCAGCGTGTGGCTGAGCGTCAGGAAGGCGGGCGAAACGACCAGCAGGGCAGCGGCCGCCGCCGGAAAGCGCAGGTAGCGGCGGGCAATGTCGTAAAAGCCCCACACGGCCAGCAACGGAAAGGGCAAAAAAGCCAGGTGCAGGACCCACTCGGAGCGGCTGCCCGTGAGCACCTCCACCAACGCAATCCAGTAGGCGTTGAGCGGCAGGTGACTGTGACTGGCGGCGTCTTGCGTCCAAATGCCCTCAAAGAGAACCGGATAGTCGTAGGGGAAGAGCGGCGAACGCTTGATCTGCTCGGCCACCTCCAGGTAAATGCGGTCGTCGATGTGGAAGGCCTGACCCAGGAAGGGCAGATAAATCAGGGCGGTGAAGATCATCAAGCGGGCTGGAACCGATAGACGCACTGCGACAGTCTAGCCCGTTCTGGCTTGCCGGTGAAAGCTGGCGTTATAATCGCCGCATGAGAGTCATCCGATCTTTGCTGACCTGCCT from the Acidobacteriota bacterium genome contains:
- a CDS encoding glycosyltransferase gives rise to the protein MSASSPPRIVVAGAVAQKPGKAGHAWVFLQYLLGLRDLGFRPLFIDQVHDPLQEEQRLWFQRVLSFPDPPLEGVLLDAQGGVAALSRSLREAGARADCAALVEESVALINVQGYLRDGELMQAARRRIFLDIDPGFTQMWQDLGLTDFLDGHHAYATVGGRIGRDDCPIPACGKSWIHFLPPVHLPSWPPVSRPSSGLTSVISWRGAYGPLEYRGRTYGLRVHEFRRFWDLPSGIDDVRFQLAIDLSPADETDRESLISRGWEVLPSREAAGDLDSYRDYIGSSLGEFLVAKNIYVDTRCGWFSDRSACYLASGRPVLAQDTGLGDRLPAGEGLLIFSTPQEATRQIRRLLDDYPAHARAARRLAERHLDARRVLRRLLEQAGVEPC
- a CDS encoding glycosyltransferase family 4 protein; translation: MNPASRLDLQCLIASPEAPAFDRQSGDRRLYHLILLLREAGARVRFWAHDQREASPYLQRLQEQEIECFTGPEAAREALASPPDLVLTAFWKLTETLLPLVRARFPRCRVMADSVDLHLLRRSREALLGEGLLHPEDGINFISELNTYACCDGVLAVSEKEASLIGDLLGRRQGIHTVPDYEEPYADAPPLSQRRGLIFLGNHRHQPNCDAVSWLLEEIVPLLGESLLADHPLRILGHGTELPRARSRGGPIPPPFKLRNPNLVLPLGWVDDVKPLLASSRLSLAPLRFGAGTKRKVIESLLCGTPCVCTPVAAEGLGLEHEREVLIAGDAPAFAQAVKRLLQEDDLWRRLSESGREALQERHSPERARERLTAAVREVLSRPPQSARRARQARSRRDHWMKSQYQHLLLRLRLTASQELNGEARLAVISRGDDDMLGLGLEHVVHFPCDSSGRPLWHHPADSASAIELLQKQRQDGLTHLLIPSTAFWWLEHYGGFADWLESHARLLHYSPDTCRIYELTGPGEAA
- a CDS encoding glycosyltransferase family 2 protein, which encodes MRPCRPATEGTSLLGDDLPIHLSSRWPHTLPESTLQAALNAPPARFSNASDAPQLSIVIPVHNQLAVTQLCLHSLAVSLQEESCQVIVVDNASSDGTQEMLEKLVELNPCCRAILNDRNHGFAPAVNRGLAQAEGDILVILNNDTLLPPGWLRGLRRALEDPSVGLAGPCTNKSGNESEIPVEYRTWGELALFTQRLTHQYTGKNKQSPLLDLPMLSMFCLAMSRKTYRCLGPLDERFQIGMFEDDDYSRRARQMGLRTVCVEDSFVHHFGQATFSSTGDAGEYQRLMEINRRRYERKWGRPWRPHGRRQDLAYQRLRRQIVGEAEGCLSSEAALLVAAKGDERLLQMLNRRCRHILGGPGGEYAGHHPEDSAAIIEQVRRGREEGFTYLLLPQTTLWWLDHYRGLADYLTAEAQLVLDRPQCLKLFHLHASAGGGGS
- a CDS encoding ABC transporter ATP-binding protein, with protein sequence MAPTRQLLQRLVPYLRPHLPWAIAALGLVTLSSLFGLLTPWPIKIIVDNVLAGAPLPSWLDAPLGSWADEPRGLLLLVVLASLLLTVIQRLIDLLNAYVKTRLDNNLLLDFRSDLFQHAQKLSLAYHSSRRIGDTLNRINTQSAAIGQVSLAFLPLTQSLITLVGMFWVAFLLDAELALLSLVVVPFIYYSIGFYASRIEPRVREVRQMEADSLSIISEAMSMLRVILAFGRENYTQERFNEHSRRSLDSRLRLTLRQSTFAFVVGLLAAAGTALVLGVGALHVLEGEITVGLLLVVLTYIGSVYTPLQVISGTLGSLQERLVDLNLALEVLDLEPEIDDLPQAYQISRARGEVRYQQVSFSYDGRRETLRDIDFTVQPGETVAVVGPTGAGKTTLLSLLMRFYAPRQGRIMLDGRDIRMITLRSLRSQISLVTQEPLLFAGSVADNIRFADLEASQGEVEKAARAAHAHDFISRLPHGYRTPVGELGSRLSSGEKQRLCIARAFLKDAPVLILDEPTASVDVDTEAVILKALERLRGGRTTFMIAHRLSTVRRADRIMVLQDGRICESGAHDELMTGGGLYQRMVEAG
- a CDS encoding glycosyltransferase encodes the protein MHLEVSMLYSDSSSSSAHLNSAPLTVQGKFFSRASQKVYLRGVTYGPLGAAGQEYGDRQRVEADLEAMRRNHVNTLRTYTLPPRWLLDLAHRQGLLVLLGIPWEQHVAFLDTYSMRRAIRRRVVAAVEEWADHPAVMGFTLGNEIPASIVRWHGAGRVEAFLYRLYRLAKRAAPHTLLTYVNYPTTEYLQLNFLDFAAFNLYLERQEDLQSYLPRLQNLAGHLPFVMAEVGLDSRRNGLKTQASALQWQLRSIYESGAAGAFVFSWTDRWHRGGEEILDWEFGLTDRQGCPKPALQSVAEFFGEAPFGARRWPSFSVLVCVYNGARTIRQCIRTVLELDYPDFELVVVDDGSDDQTPRILQVLAEEVGESRFRVFRTPNRGLSAARNLGMEEARGEYLAYLDADAYPDPQWLRYLAIDFTRNGRAALGGPNVPPPEDGFISQCVAQAPGAPTHILLSDEEAEHVPGCNMAFRKRALQAIGGFDVRFRVAGDDVDVCWRLQEEGWSIGFSPAALVWHHYRSGLRAYWRQQRGYGRAETLLEQKWPEKYNDLGQIIWDGRIYNAPPSPGRSRIYHGVWGSELFQSIYQPKPSSLQSFLLTPEWYMVAGLLALLGALAGLWPPLLYALPLLAAGTLIPLSVALRGASRRAQRRHDLRGLKRLAFLLMLAFLHLLQPLARLRGRLGRGLRLWPRRRLRLAWPLPRTHCLWKESWTAPETSLRELEAALMERDAIVRRGGDFDRWDLEVRNGVIGSLRIHMAVEEHGQGKQLLRLRSRPRFSAVGLMLVGGFALLSGAAAFDGAWAASALLALLALAGFLRAFLEAAAAAGQWKHLLKDDPRRMS
- a CDS encoding glycosyltransferase family 39 protein → MRLSVPARLMIFTALIYLPFLGQAFHIDDRIYLEVAEQIKRSPLFPYDYPVLFEGIWTQDAASHSHLPLNAYWIALVEVLTGSRSEWVLHLAFLPFPLLAVWGFYDIARRYLRFPAAAAALLVVSPAFLTLSHTLMADVPLLACWLGTLAFYLRLGEEGRGGGALWGCLACLLASAFLSLLSGGLLMLMVAWWFIARNKNLPRVSGRMLMVLLALPLTLWLLWYLRAWMHYDRLVLVNTVLHMEKRQIFQSRVFALKLLSFVLNLGAVFLFPPALVYAWARNWSARLTLLLFFLTPIPFALWMPDWSWQQVLLFSAFLSSGLLALTTLLSVPWRMPVCHPGFSRLSAEDFKPAAARDPSSSRLAAEAPDDDWQQSISLLAFLWFIGIAASILLLYYAGSVRYVLPAAPPLILLWIKYLECRVLHNDYLLRNLVWLGFALTLPYGMWISWGDYQFAEMYRQGAHRMVEIYSRSGRTTWFTGEWGLRYYLSSQGGRPLPRAAAGPQAGDILLKPYVASPWVTLYDSDEYLRFLTRHELQMPTRLRLIDYRSHAGFYSTGWGILPWSLGEEPWEWINVYEVKKSYQGPIPKQPSHF